The genome window CAATCGTAGAGAAGTTGGTCTCAAAGGTTGGGTGGCAAGCACCCGTGTAAGTGGTTGGACGGATCGGGTCCGGGCACTAGCAGCCATGCGCTGTGTTGATGTGATTATTTGCTTGCGTGCTTGCATGTTGGGCACTGTGATAGAAGGCATGTAAAGAACGTCTAAAGGAAAGAAAACGAGGACAAGATCGTGGATTCCTTCGACATGCGGGAGACCTTTTATTATCTACGACACGAAACTCGGCTACACGCTTCAAGGCGAATGGAGCATATTCTCGCAAGTTCGATCATCCGTCATTGAGAGACGCTAGagctgataagataagtaGCACCAACTGGTATCCGATAATCATGTGACTGACTGCGCAAGACAGAAAACTTACGTGATGGCCTCACGCATATATTCTGTCACCTAAGAGGCAGCTTGTCTAGTGAGAAGCAAGGTAAGGAGACCAGGAACACGGTTATTTGCAAACGCAAATCTTCTGGTAtgttcttctttctcatGCTTCTGCCATTCAGGCATAATTAAATCATGTGATGCTTGTACATCGTTGGTCTTAACCAACTTCTAAGGCTATCTCGTTATTAAGTGGCACGCTAGAAAATTTTGGCAACCACAACCACAACTGGCTCATTCTGCCCTAAGAAGATCTACCACGTGACTCTGTCGGTGGGGACTTTGGCTCGATTTTGATTGGGCAGTTCGCCACACTTTCTAGGCTTCGCCCACAAAGACAATTTACATTTTGGGCCTACAccacctcaacaccaccgacTTCACTTCCTCTTTTCACCCAACCCCAAGTCAACCAGCCAGGAGAGTCACAATGTCGGCGAAGCCCACGAGCAAGACATTCGGAAAGTCGACCCGAGAGGTTCCTGCCTCTTCGGAGAAGGCTAAGAAGTGGTACCCCGCTGACGACGAtgccgagaacaagaaggtgAGTCTTTTGGTGATGATTGCGATGCATTTGCAGGCAGTTGCGTTATGTTTCGGAGTGCGCGGTTGGGATATGGGAACCGAGGAGTTGAGAGAATGAGTTTGGTCCATGGCAATCCGACTGCCATCGCAAGAAGGACACACTTTGAACGACGAAAGGCTTCGAATTTCAATGCCATATATATATCGAACGCACAGATCTGCAAAGCCTGCGACAAATATCGATTGACGACTGCACCTTCTCTACATATAGCAACTGCCTGCAGCAATATTCAGCTTAACCAAGTGCCAGCCTGCTAACAGCTGAAAACCACAGGTCCGCAAGGCTGTCCGATCTTGGGCCCCTCGCAAGTCCCTCCAGCCCGGCACtgtcctcatcctcctcgctGGCCGCTTCCGTGGCAAGCGTGTCATTCTCCTGAAGTCCCTCGACCAGGGTGTCCTCCTCGTCACCGGCcccttcaagatcaacggTGTTCCTCTGCGACGAGTTAACTCCCGATACGTCATCGCTACCTCTTACAAGGTCGACATCTCCGGTctcgacgagaagaagatcgaggaGGTTTCTCAGCCCAAGTACTTCACCgctgagaaggccaaggagaaggctggtgaggaggCTTTCTTCAAGCAGGGAGAGAAGCCCCAGGTACGATACAACAAGTCCAGAACAGTACTCGCGAAGTATCAGGTCACTGACAGCTGTTTacagaagaaggaggtcaaCAGCAGCCGTGCCGCCGACCAGAAGGCCATCGACAAGGCTCTGAttgccaacatcaagaaggttgACATGCTGGCTTCTTACCTCTCCAGCTCTTTCAGCTTGAGGAAGGGTGACAAGCCCCACGAGATGGCCTGGTAAACGTGCAATCTTGTGCCGGGGTGATGGGAGTACCGGGGTTGCGACACAACGGGTTGTAGAACGGCAAGGGTCTCCGAAATGGGCTGGTTTGGCCAATTGCATTTGGAAGTCGACGGCATCGGTCCTATTTTGGCGTCTGTAATCAGGTTTTACAGTCAAAAAAACAAACGAGCATACAAAATTCTAGAGGCTTCCGGTCAGaggccgatgatgatgaacttcACTCGGATATCCCATCtcctaagtgataaaaaCAACTGGTGTGAGCGATCTTAAGAGTTCTCAGATCTGATCTGGTCAAAAATGGACATTGATTTATGAATGATTAACAAGATTTCAAATTTTACGTGCGTTCATCGGTCTGCTGGTATGTCAATCCTCTCGGGGGGGGCAAAGGGTGACTGAGACTCAGATTCATAGCATCAATATGAGTACTATCTCTTCTCTTCACTTATCCTAAGATTGCCATCCAGTTAACGCAGCCATGATGTTCCATTTTTGATTTTACAAGTTGCGCTCTACCCAGCTCTCAATCATGCCAGTCAACGAGGCTTCGTAGTGCTTGATCGAAACCTTTCCAGATGACTCATCCAGAGACGTGTTGGCCTGAACGAAGACCTTGCGAGGCTGCTTGTTTTTGAGAACAATGTCACGGACCTTCTTGCCCCAGAATTCAGTGTCAACAGTTGTCATGTGGACGTAAAAGTCAGTACCAGTCTTAACATCGGCGGTCGATTTGTAGATGTGCAGCTTCTGGAGATACTTGGCAACAGCTGGCGGATTTGTTAGCTCATGTCAAGTCGTTTGAGATAAATCTTACCATCTCGACCAGCCGTAAGGATCTTGGAGCGATCCAACTTGATGGTCAAATCGGAAAGATCATCCTCTTTGTAATCAAGCTTGCAGAAATCGTCCTCGGCCTCAAGGAAGCActtgaggatggagaagCGAGCTTGGCTATGAGCCTGGCCCCATTTCTGGCTCTTAGGATCCCACATCTCAAGGGAAGCAAGTCCAGCTCGGGCCATGGATAGGTAGGAGGCGAAAAGGACATCACCAGCTTCGCCATTGATATCCTCGGAACCATCACCAAATCCGAAAATCTTGAGAACAGGGAACTCGCAGCTTAGGTGCATAGCAACAAGCTCGGCACGGCACTCCTCGTACGAGGCAGCAATGCTACCAAAGACAGAACCCCAAGTCTGACCGGGCTTGTACCAGGTTGTGATAGGCTTGTTATCCACAGGACTGACGGGAGGTTTCTCCTTATCGAAGTTGTAGGTGCCTGGGGATGTCTCTTGGAGAAGTTTACCGCAACCATGACCTGACGAATATGAGCAGTAGATTCAAGAGACTCGAGGTAGGTTTACATACCAGTAAGTTCGTGGAGGCCAACTTGAACTTCAAAGGAAGCATCTCTCTGCTTCTTGTAAACCTCAAGATCTTCGTCTCGAATGAAAGGAATCTTCTCATCAGGTGCCTTGGCACTGAGAACATTTCCAAGTGACACATTCTTGAAACCCTCAGTCTGGCGGATATCATC of Fusarium oxysporum Fo47 chromosome I, complete sequence contains these proteins:
- a CDS encoding ribosomal protein L6e-domain-containing protein, with product MSAKPTSKTFGKSTREVPASSEKAKKWYPADDDAENKKVRKAVRSWAPRKSLQPGTVLILLAGRFRGKRVILLKSLDQGVLLVTGPFKINGVPLRRVNSRYVIATSYKVDISGLDEKKIEEVSQPKYFTAEKAKEKAGEEAFFKQGEKPQKKEVNSSRAADQKAIDKALIANIKKVDMLASYLSSSFSLRKGDKPHEMAW